A window of Halobellus sp. LT62 contains these coding sequences:
- a CDS encoding UPF0058 family protein translates to MKKQELIHLHGLLAEVHTQVEMWEDEDVSLEAYNELGVRPTSIHKSKTDHKAAVFKLVKGITSSLDEAEQSPVAATAD, encoded by the coding sequence ATGAAGAAGCAGGAGCTCATCCACCTTCACGGCCTGCTTGCAGAAGTACACACACAGGTCGAGATGTGGGAAGACGAAGACGTCTCGCTCGAAGCATACAACGAACTCGGCGTACGACCGACATCGATTCACAAATCGAAGACGGATCACAAAGCCGCCGTTTTCAAATTGGTCAAAGGAATCACTTCCTCGCTCGACGAGGCCGAACAGAGCCCCGTCGCGGCGACCGCTGACTAA